A region of Natribaculum luteum DNA encodes the following proteins:
- a CDS encoding competence/damage-inducible protein A, whose protein sequence is MTSAGILTVGDELLAGEVENSNATWLADRLTDSGVAVAEIRVVPDEQASIETAVAEFATRFDHVVVTGGLGSTPDDVTLEGVAAALERPLEENTVARADVAETVREIEAKYPEFEFDLERAARFPAGGRPIPNDEGIMPGCAVENVVVLPGIPSEMKAVFERVEGEFSGDVTSRTVVAYAPESNLNPLLVELRERFDVRVGCYPEGERKRIKVSAPGRDRVAWAYEWLRTRPEVRE, encoded by the coding sequence ATGACGAGCGCGGGGATACTCACCGTCGGCGACGAACTCCTCGCCGGCGAGGTAGAAAACAGCAACGCGACGTGGCTCGCCGACCGGCTGACCGACAGCGGCGTCGCTGTCGCTGAAATTCGGGTGGTTCCCGACGAGCAGGCGTCGATCGAGACGGCCGTCGCCGAATTCGCCACCCGGTTCGATCACGTCGTCGTCACCGGCGGACTGGGATCGACGCCCGACGACGTGACCCTCGAGGGAGTCGCCGCGGCGCTCGAGCGGCCACTCGAGGAAAACACGGTCGCTCGTGCAGACGTCGCGGAGACGGTCCGCGAGATCGAAGCGAAGTACCCCGAGTTCGAGTTCGATCTAGAGCGGGCGGCCCGGTTCCCGGCCGGCGGGCGACCGATCCCGAACGACGAGGGGATCATGCCCGGCTGTGCCGTCGAGAACGTCGTCGTGCTGCCGGGAATTCCGTCGGAGATGAAAGCTGTCTTCGAGCGCGTCGAGGGGGAGTTCTCGGGCGACGTCACCTCGCGGACGGTCGTCGCGTACGCCCCGGAGAGCAACCTGAATCCACTGCTGGTCGAACTCCGGGAACGGTTCGACGTCCGGGTTGGCTGTTACCCCGAGGGCGAACGCAAGCGAATCAAGGTCTCTGCGCCGGGTCGCGATCGGGTTGCGTGGGCCTACGAGTGGTTGCGAACGCGTCCCGAAGTGCGAGAGTGA